CAAAAAAACAAAAAGAAGCATGATTCCGATATATATTGGATTTATATTCATAACATCTTTTAATCCTTGATAACCTGAAAATTTCATTATGATGGCTATTGCGCCAAAGCTTAAAATGAACGCAATGGCCATCATATAGAAATTCTTCCTTTCCAGTATATGATTCAAAATAATCCCTCCACTTATTTGCTTAAATCGTCCAGCGTCTTGAATACATATCCCTGCGCTTTTAAATCTTTCAGTATTCTGTCGAGGGCCATCGTATCATCTTTTGAAACAGCATGCAACAATATGACAGCTCCCGGGTGAATTCGACTCATTACCGTGTTGTAACTTTCCTCAGGACCTCCAGGCAGTGGCTGCCAGTCAGCAAGAGCAAGACTCCAAAATACAGTTTTATAACCAAGTGATTTTGTTATATACAATGTTCTTTCACTGTACTCTCCCATTGGCGGCCTGAAGTAATGCATATCTTTTCCTGTAAGGCTCTTAAACATCTCAGCAAGTCCAGTTATTTCACTTTTAACTTTTTCATCGGAAATCTTTGGAAGGCTCGGATGGTTTACAGTGTGATTCCCCACTATGTGACCTTCAGCTACCATTCTCTTCACTAGATCTCCATGCTCCTTAATATACGGTCCAGTTACAAAAAAAGCTGCCTTTACATTATTTGCCTTCAATATATCAAGAATTTTTGGAGTATAGCCGTTTTCATATCCTTCATCAAATGTCAGGTATATATCCTTTTTTGTAGTATCACCTGTAAATATGCCATCATACTTTTTTATGAGGTTCATGGCTTTTGAGGTAATTTCAGGCGTCTTGTGGTCGGGCAATACCCTCATACCCCAGCCATACAGCGTATTATCAAGCCCTTCTGTATTTATCTGAGAATTGTAAACATCATTATCTACTGTACTGTTATTAGCAGCCGTATTTGTATTTTTATTCTGTGTTGATTTATCTTTTGAAACTTCACTTACATTATTACTGCTGGGTTTAACATTAATATTAGGCTTTTGAACAGACTTTTTCTCATCGTTTAAAGGCTTTTTCGTCTTTATAAAACTGCAAGATGCAGTCGAAAACACAAGTATTGAAATAAAAAATAAAATGCCTATCTTCTTTAGCATATTACCATCCTCATTTCAAAAAATATCTTCCTCTGTATTTTTTGCAATAAAAACCTTTGTATTCTTATCAGATTTTTACTTTGCTTCCTTTGTATATCTCACATACCGTATCTCTGCAAGGGCAAAATCTGCACTTTAGAAAATCGCCTTCTACATCAGGGAAAAACTTTTCTTCTTCTAAAAGCCTCATCTCTTTAACAACTTTAATCAGTTCTCTTCTAAGCCCTTTCGTATTATACACTTCAAACATTGTATTTTGATAGATGATTCGACCTCTTCTTACTTTTTTCCCGAATTCTTCTTCTATTATCAAAAAATAAGCTGTCAATTGCATGACATCTTTTAAAAATGGTGAATGTCCTTCGGCTTTAGAACTTTTTAACTCTAATGGAATTAGTTCATTTCCTATATCATAAATGTAGTCCGGTTTTCCGCTTATTCCATATTTTGAAGATTTTAAAAGCTTGCTGTACATAACACCGTCCTTTTTTACTTCTTCCTGCTTATCTATGTATATCAATTTTCCCCTCTTAAAGCCTATTGCCCTTCTCATCTCTCTATAAGGCGGTCTTTTTTCTGCAATCTCCTTCAAGATGACATAAAGTATTAAAAGCGTAAAGATAAAATTTAACACTATCATTTTAAAAGCTCTATCCCAATAGCTACCAAAGCCGCAATAATTAATATGGCTATAGCTATTTTCTTGTATTTTAACCTTACAATATCTTTATAGTATTTCTCATGATATTCTATACCTTTTTTAAAATTGCTAAGCTCCGATTTCACTCCACTTTTCTCCCGCAACTCATTTATATATTTATGTCCGTACTTTTTCTCATAGTACCACTGATAAGGGCAATACAAATATTGATTTATTTCAGAAGCCGAAATGTACTTGTTTGACATATTATCACCAATTTCATGTGTATAATAAAAAACATTGCAGATTATTCCACAATATTAACTATATCAATTTTTAGATTTATCTGCAATGTTTTGTAGATTAATTTTTTATTAATTGCCTTTAAACTCAATTATCTTGCTTACGTACTCAGCATATTCATTTAACAGTGATTCTGCCTGTTCTCTTGTTGGAGCTTCAGAATATATTCTGCATGCAGGCAGCTCTGAATCTGGAACTAATAAAACCCAAGCATCACCGTAATTAAATCTTATTCCATCTAGAAACATTGATTTTTCATCTTTTTTCTCGTAGAACTTTCTTATTATCAATCCTTTGTCTTTCCAGTCACAATTTATTACTTTGTTTAATTTTACTCTTTTGGGTATGGACTTTTTTATATCTGACAGTTTTAGCTTATTTTTGTTTAAATACTCAATCAGCTTAAGCGTAAAATTTATTCCATCAAAGCTTAAATTAAATTGCGAGCTTCGATCATTTTTGTCTTTTTCAATTTCAAACATCTTTTTCATCTTTTCCGGCTGCGATATTTTGCTGAATTTTGTTTCGATGTTAAGCTCTTCTGAT
The nucleotide sequence above comes from Thermoanaerobacterium sp. CMT5567-10. Encoded proteins:
- the pdaA gene encoding delta-lactam-biosynthetic de-N-acetylase, whose protein sequence is MLKKIGILFFISILVFSTASCSFIKTKKPLNDEKKSVQKPNINVKPSSNNVSEVSKDKSTQNKNTNTAANNSTVDNDVYNSQINTEGLDNTLYGWGMRVLPDHKTPEITSKAMNLIKKYDGIFTGDTTKKDIYLTFDEGYENGYTPKILDILKANNVKAAFFVTGPYIKEHGDLVKRMVAEGHIVGNHTVNHPSLPKISDEKVKSEITGLAEMFKSLTGKDMHYFRPPMGEYSERTLYITKSLGYKTVFWSLALADWQPLPGGPEESYNTVMSRIHPGAVILLHAVSKDDTMALDRILKDLKAQGYVFKTLDDLSK
- the cas4 gene encoding CRISPR-associated protein Cas4 produces the protein MIVLNFIFTLLILYVILKEIAEKRPPYREMRRAIGFKRGKLIYIDKQEEVKKDGVMYSKLLKSSKYGISGKPDYIYDIGNELIPLELKSSKAEGHSPFLKDVMQLTAYFLIIEEEFGKKVRRGRIIYQNTMFEVYNTKGLRRELIKVVKEMRLLEEEKFFPDVEGDFLKCRFCPCRDTVCEIYKGSKVKI